One region of Bacterioplanoides sp. SCSIO 12839 genomic DNA includes:
- a CDS encoding cbb3-type cytochrome c oxidase subunit 3 — protein sequence MDINDVRGLGSIFALIAFSGILWWAYGSSRKQRFDDDAQIPFHNNDDGMPPHDDNDRSK from the coding sequence ATGGATATTAACGACGTGCGCGGTTTGGGCTCTATTTTCGCCCTGATAGCTTTTAGCGGAATCTTGTGGTGGGCCTATGGCTCCAGCCGCAAACAACGGTTCGACGATGATGCTCAGATTCCATTTCATAACAATGATGATGGAATGCCGCCGCACGACGATAACGATCGGAGTAAATAA
- the ccoO gene encoding cytochrome-c oxidase, cbb3-type subunit II, with amino-acid sequence MKHDDIERSLPLMVVMIVIALSWGGMAEIVPLIFHEDTNQPVEGLKPLNAVELEGRDIYIREGCHVCHTQMVRPFRAETERYGPYSVSGEHVYEHPFLWGSKRTGPDLARLGGRYSDEWHRAHMYNPRDVVPESIMPSYPWLFEDTVDGRETPNKMIALRRVGVPYTDEDIEGAKAAVDGVTEIEALVAYLQQLGTVVTKR; translated from the coding sequence ATTAAGCATGATGATATTGAACGCAGCTTACCCTTAATGGTGGTCATGATTGTGATCGCTTTGAGCTGGGGTGGTATGGCTGAAATTGTTCCTCTGATCTTCCATGAAGACACTAACCAACCGGTTGAAGGCCTGAAGCCACTGAATGCAGTGGAACTGGAAGGCCGTGACATCTACATCCGTGAAGGTTGTCACGTATGTCACACTCAAATGGTTCGTCCTTTCCGTGCAGAAACCGAGCGTTATGGCCCGTACTCTGTATCTGGCGAGCACGTGTATGAGCACCCATTCCTGTGGGGTTCTAAGCGTACTGGTCCGGATCTGGCACGTTTAGGTGGTCGTTACTCTGACGAATGGCACCGTGCTCACATGTACAACCCACGTGATGTTGTACCTGAGTCCATCATGCCTTCTTACCCATGGTTATTCGAAGACACTGTTGATGGTCGTGAAACACCAAACAAAATGATTGCTCTGCGTCGTGTAGGTGTTCCTTACACAGATGAAGACATCGAAGGTGCAAAAGCGGCAGTTGATGGCGTCACTGAAATCGAAGCTCTGGTTGCTTACCTGCAACAACTGGGCACTGTGGTAACTAAGCGATAA